The following proteins are encoded in a genomic region of Emys orbicularis isolate rEmyOrb1 chromosome 19, rEmyOrb1.hap1, whole genome shotgun sequence:
- the LOC135891772 gene encoding CCN family member 1-like, translated as MEQASLLSFVFLLRVALVVCRCPLQCVCPPSPPHCAPGVSMVPDGCGCCKVCARQLNDDCSKHWPCDPHRGLECNFGADPLASKGICRAKQEGRTCEYNGRIYQNGENFQPSCKHQCSCIDGAVGCLPLCPLELPLASLSCPDSQLLKVPGQCCKKFVCGKGAKRFGEVSFEGGETKSNELIYVGKDRHWKNMPAWPPLFKAHSVLRKCLTQTTDWSPCSKTCGLGASTRVTNNNPQCKLAKETQLCQIRPCGQPDFTKLKKGRKCLRTHKAQEPVHYTYAGCKSLRKYQPSYCGSCLDGRCCVPLHTRTLAVPFRCPDGDSFMRSVMVIHSCQCGPAHCQPLNEAAMHPQHRLDGDTHKFLE; from the exons GTGGTGTGTCGTTGCCCTCTGCAGTGTGTttgcccccccagcccaccccattGTGCTCCCGGGGTCAGCATGGTGCCTGATGGCTGCGGGTGCTGCAAAGTCTGTGCCAGGCAGCTGAACGACGACTGCAGCAAGCACTGGCCATGTGACCCCCACAGGGGGCTGGAATGCAACTTTGGGGCGGACCCCTTGGCCAGCAAGGGCATCTGTCGGG CCAAACAGGAAGGCCGGACATGCGAATACAACGGGCGGATCTACCAGAACGGTGAGAACTTCCAGCCCAGCTGcaagcaccagtgcagctgcatcgaTGGTGCCGTGGgctgcctgcccctctgccccctggagctgcccctggcctccctcagctgcCCTGACTCACAGCTGCTCAAGGTGCCTGGACAGTGCTGCAAGAAGTTTGTGTGCGGCAAGGGGGCCAAGAGGTTTGGGGAGGTCTCCTTTGAGGGCGGGGAGACCAAAAGCAACGAGCTCATCTATGTGGGCAAGGACCGGCACTGGAAGAACATGCCGG CCTGGCCACCTCTGTTCAAGGCCCATTCTGTGCTGAGGAAATGCCTAACCCAGACCACGGACTGGTCTCCTTGCTCCAAGACCTGTGGCCTAGGTGCCTCCACCCGGGTCACCAACAACAACCCCCAGTGCAAGCTGGCCAAGGAGACGCAGCTGTGTCAGATCCGACCCTGTGGCCAGCCTGACTTCACCAAGCTGAAG AAGGGCAGGAAGTGTCTCCGGACCCACAAGGCGCAGGAGCCGGTGCATTATACCTACGCCGGCTGCAAGAGCCTTCGCAAGTACCAGCCCAGCTACTGTGGCTCATGCCTGGACGGGCGCTGCTGCGTGCCCCTGCACACCCGCACCCTGGCTGTGCCCTTCCGCTGCCCTGACGGGGACTCCTTCATGCGCAGCGTCATGGTGATCCACTCGTGCCAGTGCGGgccagcccactgccagcccctcAACGAGGCTGCCATGCACCCCCAGCACCGGCTAGATGGAGACACGCACAAGTTCCTGGAGTGA